A single genomic interval of Trinickia acidisoli harbors:
- a CDS encoding IS4 family transposase, giving the protein MVTESTPWTQTEFEQLDLGDARLNKRARLLMERMSAEPTASVPQACHGWGETIAAYRFFDNEKVQWHAILEPHWQQTQKRMRAHQVVLCLQDTTELDFNGQEAVGLGPLTYEAQRGMFVHPTYAVTPQREPLGILDAWMWARQKKDESGKRGGPKESLRWIEGYERIAEMAPDMPSTRLVYVADREADLMALMERADALGNPADWLVRASHNRSLPEGDKLWERTTCGEAVGEIAFTMAARQGLKARTVRQRLWLERVQLPASKGKSIAATCLVAREFDAPAGVKPIEWRLLTNRGASTLDEAIELIEWYRARWEIEILFNVLKNGCEVEELQLGTIERLERALALFLVVAWRVAHLMRLGRTCPDLDAHLFFDPDEIRAAYLLTKTRRTAQPKLNEVLRLIARRGGFLARKSDGEPGAETIWKGLTHVRIAAETMRLLRDEGGDESYV; this is encoded by the coding sequence TTGGTCACCGAATCGACGCCCTGGACACAAACGGAATTCGAGCAACTGGACCTGGGCGACGCGCGCCTGAATAAGCGAGCGAGGCTTTTGATGGAAAGAATGTCGGCCGAGCCGACGGCCAGTGTGCCGCAGGCATGCCATGGTTGGGGCGAAACGATAGCGGCGTACCGCTTCTTCGATAACGAGAAGGTCCAATGGCATGCGATTCTGGAGCCGCATTGGCAGCAGACGCAAAAGCGGATGCGGGCGCATCAGGTCGTGCTCTGTCTTCAAGACACCACCGAGCTTGATTTCAACGGTCAGGAGGCGGTCGGACTGGGTCCGCTGACGTATGAGGCGCAGCGCGGGATGTTCGTTCATCCGACCTATGCGGTGACGCCACAGCGCGAGCCGTTGGGCATCCTGGACGCGTGGATGTGGGCTCGCCAGAAGAAGGACGAGTCGGGAAAGCGCGGTGGCCCGAAGGAAAGTTTGCGTTGGATCGAAGGCTACGAGCGCATCGCCGAGATGGCGCCGGATATGCCCTCGACTCGCCTGGTATATGTGGCGGACCGCGAAGCGGATCTGATGGCGTTGATGGAGCGCGCTGATGCATTGGGCAACCCGGCCGACTGGCTGGTGCGTGCCTCGCATAACCGCAGCTTGCCTGAAGGCGATAAGTTGTGGGAGCGCACGACGTGCGGCGAAGCGGTGGGCGAAATCGCCTTTACGATGGCCGCGCGCCAAGGCCTGAAAGCGCGCACGGTACGCCAGCGCCTGTGGCTTGAGCGTGTGCAGTTGCCCGCCAGCAAAGGGAAAAGCATTGCTGCAACGTGCCTGGTTGCGCGCGAGTTCGACGCGCCTGCCGGCGTCAAACCGATCGAATGGCGCTTGCTGACTAATCGTGGGGCGAGCACGCTCGATGAAGCGATCGAACTGATCGAGTGGTATAGGGCGAGATGGGAAATCGAGATCCTGTTCAACGTTCTGAAGAACGGCTGTGAGGTCGAAGAACTGCAGTTGGGTACGATTGAACGGCTCGAACGCGCGTTGGCGCTGTTTCTGGTGGTGGCCTGGCGTGTGGCTCATTTGATGCGGCTGGGCCGAACCTGCCCCGATCTGGACGCCCATCTGTTCTTCGATCCCGATGAAATTCGCGCTGCCTACCTTCTCACGAAGACCCGTCGCACAGCGCAACCCAAACTCAACGAGGTGCTGCGCTTGATTGCTCGCCGAGGCGGATTCCTAGCACGCAAAAGCGACGGCGAACCCGGTGCGGAAACAATCTGGAAGGGACTCACTCACGTGCGCATCGCCGCAGAAACAATGCGCTTGCTACGCGACGAAGGCGGTGACGAGTCTTATGTATAA
- a CDS encoding DUF2628 domain-containing protein: MSDRIYLQHPTDDDSVAIPVGFSWMAFLFGPVWAFSRGLHLIGGAMIIVAIPVTILSAALPPLGFLIGIVIAALYGAKANEWHKLVLLRAGYWAL; this comes from the coding sequence ATGAGTGATCGGATATACCTGCAACATCCAACCGACGATGACTCGGTCGCAATTCCTGTGGGATTCAGTTGGATGGCTTTCTTGTTCGGCCCAGTCTGGGCATTTTCGCGTGGGTTGCATTTGATAGGTGGAGCGATGATTATTGTCGCCATCCCAGTCACGATCTTGTCTGCGGCGCTACCGCCACTCGGTTTCCTAATAGGTATTGTTATCGCCGCGCTGTACGGAGCCAAAGCGAACGAGTGGCACAAGTTGGTCCTCCTTAGGGCAGGTTACTGGGCCCTGTAG
- a CDS encoding ASCH domain-containing protein: MTELRLNLNGEYFDAIAAGEKGEEYRLMTPCWRRRVEGRKYSGIVLKNGYPKRGDTARTLGRPWAGFCIKEITHPYFGTEPVQVFAIKVN; encoded by the coding sequence ATGACCGAGCTGCGCCTCAATCTGAATGGCGAGTACTTCGATGCGATCGCCGCGGGAGAGAAAGGCGAGGAATACCGTCTCATGACGCCTTGCTGGCGACGTCGCGTCGAGGGGCGAAAATACTCTGGCATTGTGCTCAAGAACGGGTACCCGAAGCGCGGCGACACCGCTCGCACGCTCGGCAGGCCTTGGGCTGGCTTCTGTATCAAAGAGATCACGCATCCGTACTTCGGCACCGAGCCGGTGCAGGTATTCGCGATCAAAGTTAACTGA